One genomic segment of Protaetiibacter intestinalis includes these proteins:
- a CDS encoding transglutaminase domain-containing protein, which yields MTDASPRTPLSRVIPTVVLVAAGVVVATVSAWPIYQHGAMVQVAVAGGALGIALAVLARMLRWPWFAALGVALLGYLALAVLVAIPGATASLPAALRGLRDALFGIVLGWKQLLTLELPLGDYQTVLVPWLVVVFGGGFAATAFGLRPGRVGLLAPLLVVAMVGFGAAFGAAETGTGLPLPGLDGPTVRVVAIGLVTVLLGVGWLALRRRGERAAALARASGVTTGVDRRTGGRGAILRRGALGAGLLVVASVAGAVVAPAVAGDRVTLREGIDPTIVVTRIPSPLGDYRSWFDTDAFDATLFTVQGAPAGVDRVRLVTMSTFDGTRFQVDTSRAERFQRLADPIRPADAVPVTVEIGDGYTLPWLPIVGRLESAPSFEGSRAGALADALYVAPGGSTAIEVADGAALPLEEGDGYRMWVAPDPGTDRLAATPGGDVRIDPGLFPQLTAWADAAELPRTGEGLLRGVELLRDRGYLSHARADDADAAAWVAGLQARTDYRFEPSFAGHSTARIEDMFRALSDQQRNAGPGAPDELLVAAVGDDEQFAAAAALLARYLGLDSRVVLGVRLADADPMAGVRPCDDGVCTGGNVTAWTEVRDASGSWVPVDVTPQYMRSISRVTLSEVPPEQPTVPDDPQAEVLEPPSATSTDTEDADKPADQDAGVPEGLRRILTAVVTIVVSLALLALPVVAVPIVKATIRRRRRAQSIPEVAIVSAWEELMDVYADVGIGPVAGGTRREIAAAVERPAAGRLAALADVAVFAEHPPQRPSSEDAWAIVDAERSELRGAASPFARIRAALSLESVLHRLGRRAAHPHPTPKGPDE from the coding sequence ATGACCGACGCCTCCCCCCGCACCCCGCTCTCCCGCGTCATCCCCACCGTCGTGCTCGTGGCGGCGGGGGTCGTCGTCGCGACCGTCTCGGCGTGGCCTATCTACCAGCACGGGGCGATGGTCCAGGTGGCGGTGGCGGGCGGCGCCCTCGGCATCGCCCTCGCGGTGCTCGCCCGGATGCTGCGCTGGCCGTGGTTCGCGGCACTCGGGGTCGCCCTGCTCGGCTACCTCGCGCTCGCGGTGCTCGTGGCGATCCCGGGGGCGACGGCGTCGCTGCCCGCGGCGTTGCGCGGGCTGCGCGACGCGCTGTTCGGGATCGTGCTCGGCTGGAAGCAGCTGCTGACGCTCGAGCTGCCGCTCGGCGACTACCAGACGGTGCTCGTGCCGTGGCTCGTGGTCGTGTTCGGCGGCGGGTTCGCGGCGACCGCTTTCGGGCTGCGGCCCGGCCGGGTCGGGTTGCTCGCGCCGCTGCTCGTCGTGGCGATGGTCGGATTCGGGGCCGCGTTCGGCGCGGCGGAGACCGGCACCGGGCTGCCCCTCCCCGGGCTCGACGGCCCGACGGTGCGCGTCGTGGCGATCGGCCTCGTGACGGTGCTGCTCGGCGTCGGCTGGCTCGCCCTGCGCCGCCGCGGCGAACGCGCGGCCGCCCTCGCGCGCGCATCCGGGGTCACGACGGGTGTCGACCGGCGCACCGGCGGGCGGGGCGCGATCCTGCGGCGCGGGGCGCTCGGCGCGGGCCTGCTCGTGGTCGCCTCGGTCGCGGGCGCGGTCGTCGCGCCGGCGGTCGCGGGCGACCGTGTGACCTTGCGCGAGGGCATCGACCCGACGATCGTCGTCACCCGCATCCCGAGCCCGCTCGGCGACTACCGCAGCTGGTTCGACACCGACGCGTTCGACGCGACCCTGTTCACCGTGCAGGGTGCCCCGGCGGGCGTCGACCGGGTGCGGCTCGTGACGATGAGTACCTTCGACGGCACGCGCTTCCAGGTCGACACCTCGCGCGCCGAGCGCTTCCAGCGGCTCGCCGACCCGATCCGCCCGGCCGACGCGGTGCCCGTGACCGTCGAGATCGGCGACGGCTACACGCTGCCGTGGCTGCCTATCGTGGGGCGGCTCGAGAGCGCGCCGAGCTTCGAGGGGTCGCGGGCCGGGGCGCTCGCCGACGCCCTCTACGTGGCGCCCGGCGGCTCGACCGCGATCGAGGTGGCCGACGGCGCCGCGCTTCCGCTCGAGGAGGGCGACGGCTACCGGATGTGGGTCGCGCCCGATCCCGGCACCGACCGGCTCGCCGCGACCCCCGGCGGCGACGTGCGCATCGACCCCGGACTGTTCCCGCAGCTGACCGCGTGGGCGGATGCCGCCGAGCTGCCGCGCACCGGGGAGGGGCTGCTGCGCGGCGTCGAGCTGCTGCGCGACCGCGGCTACCTCTCGCACGCCCGCGCGGACGACGCCGACGCGGCCGCCTGGGTGGCGGGGCTGCAGGCGCGCACCGACTACCGCTTCGAGCCGAGCTTCGCCGGCCACTCCACGGCCCGCATCGAGGACATGTTCCGCGCGCTCTCCGACCAGCAGCGCAACGCGGGGCCGGGAGCCCCCGACGAGCTGCTCGTCGCGGCGGTCGGCGACGACGAGCAGTTCGCGGCGGCCGCCGCGCTCCTCGCGCGCTACCTCGGGCTCGACTCGCGCGTCGTGCTGGGTGTGCGCCTCGCCGACGCCGACCCCATGGCGGGGGTGCGACCGTGCGACGACGGGGTGTGCACGGGCGGCAACGTGACCGCCTGGACCGAGGTGCGCGACGCATCCGGGTCCTGGGTGCCGGTCGACGTGACCCCGCAGTACATGCGCAGCATCTCGCGCGTGACCCTCAGCGAGGTGCCGCCCGAACAGCCGACCGTGCCCGACGACCCCCAGGCCGAGGTGCTCGAGCCGCCGTCGGCGACCAGCACCGACACCGAGGACGCCGACAAGCCCGCAGACCAGGATGCCGGGGTGCCGGAGGGCCTGCGCCGCATCCTGACCGCGGTCGTGACGATCGTGGTGAGTCTCGCGCTGCTCGCGCTGCCGGTCGTCGCGGTGCCGATCGTGAAGGCGACGATCCGTCGCCGTCGCCGCGCCCAGTCGATCCCCGAGGTGGCGATCGTCTCGGCGTGGGAGGAGCTCATGGACGTCTACGCGGATGTCGGGATCGGCCCGGTGGCGGGCGGCACGCGGCGCGAGATCGCGGCCGCCGTCGAACGTCCCGCGGCGGGTCGCCTCGCCGCGCTCGCCGACGTGGCCGTGTTCGCGGAGCATCCCCCGCAGCGACCCTCGAGCGAGGACGCCTGGGCGATCGTCGACGCCGAGCGCAGCGAGCTGCGCGGCGCCGCCTCGCCGTTCGCCCGCATCCGCGCGGCCCTCAGCCTCGAGTCCGTGCTGCACCGGCTCGGTCGCCGCGCAGCCCACCCCCACCCGACACCGAAAGGCCCCGACGAATGA
- a CDS encoding DUF58 domain-containing protein, translating into MSDHSETTSRSRSGSWTRSRGETITRTGTGRTGVVEAGYAWTRRVSGRASRLVRAVAGWLRETVEPLGWFLLAVLVLAIPAAFALGWTEAAVVAIVAALLVLMSLVFLIGGTDIDMRLVLERDRVVAGTDAHAALHLTNTSHRLSLPCVVDVPVGDGLVEVRVPLLLGRAVHVEPLTIGARRRGVVQIGPMTIARGDPIGILRREVAWPQVEQLYIHPATVSVPRFSAGYIKDIDGNPSRQIVDADLAFHAVREYLPGDSHRHVHWKATARTGTLMVRQYEESRRSRLGVVLDLVRSNYADDEEFELAVSAATSLALQGVREGRDVLLAVSAEQPESTRGRVMSVRTLPTLSPVALLDAAATIEAHTNALTLEEAVGLTGQSHPDLSILYAVTGSLTPLARARRAAFAAPKGVLAVVTRCERGAQPGYRPFAEFSIMTVGALVDVRYLMARGAAA; encoded by the coding sequence GTGAGCGACCACTCCGAGACCACCAGCCGCTCGCGGTCCGGGTCGTGGACCCGCAGCCGCGGCGAGACGATCACGCGCACCGGCACGGGGCGCACGGGCGTCGTCGAGGCGGGCTACGCCTGGACGCGCCGGGTGTCGGGGCGTGCCTCGCGCCTCGTGCGGGCGGTCGCCGGCTGGCTGCGCGAGACGGTGGAGCCGCTCGGCTGGTTCCTGCTCGCGGTGCTCGTGCTCGCGATCCCCGCGGCGTTCGCGCTCGGCTGGACGGAGGCGGCGGTCGTCGCGATCGTGGCGGCGCTGCTCGTGCTCATGAGCCTCGTCTTCCTGATCGGCGGCACCGACATCGACATGCGGCTCGTGCTGGAGCGCGACCGCGTCGTCGCCGGCACCGACGCGCACGCCGCCCTGCACCTCACCAACACCTCGCACCGGCTGAGCCTGCCGTGCGTGGTCGACGTGCCGGTGGGCGACGGCCTCGTCGAGGTGCGGGTGCCGCTGCTGCTCGGTCGCGCGGTGCACGTCGAGCCCCTCACGATCGGCGCCCGCAGGCGCGGCGTCGTGCAGATCGGACCCATGACGATCGCGCGCGGCGACCCCATCGGCATCCTGCGCCGCGAGGTCGCCTGGCCGCAGGTCGAGCAGCTCTACATCCACCCCGCGACCGTCTCGGTGCCGCGGTTCAGCGCCGGCTACATCAAGGACATCGACGGCAACCCCTCGCGGCAGATCGTGGATGCCGACCTCGCCTTCCACGCGGTGCGCGAGTACCTGCCGGGCGACTCGCACCGGCACGTGCACTGGAAGGCGACCGCGCGCACCGGCACCCTCATGGTGCGCCAGTACGAGGAGAGCCGGCGCTCGCGGCTCGGCGTCGTGCTCGACCTCGTGCGGTCGAACTACGCCGACGACGAGGAGTTCGAGCTCGCGGTGAGCGCCGCGACCTCCCTCGCCCTGCAGGGCGTGCGCGAGGGGCGCGACGTGCTGCTCGCGGTGAGCGCCGAGCAGCCCGAGTCGACCCGCGGCCGGGTCATGTCGGTGCGCACCCTGCCGACGCTGAGCCCCGTCGCGCTGCTCGACGCGGCCGCCACGATCGAGGCGCACACCAACGCCCTCACGCTGGAGGAGGCGGTCGGGCTCACCGGCCAGTCGCATCCGGACCTCTCGATCCTCTACGCGGTGACGGGCAGCCTCACGCCGCTCGCCCGCGCACGACGGGCCGCCTTCGCGGCGCCGAAGGGCGTGCTCGCGGTCGTCACGCGCTGCGAACGCGGCGCGCAGCCCGGGTACCGCCCGTTCGCCGAGTTCTCGATCATGACCGTCGGCGCCCTCGTCGACGTGCGGTACCTCATGGCGAGGGGGGCCGCGGCATGA
- a CDS encoding AAA family ATPase, with product MTITQQQADWFTEAFGLIAANVEQAILGKRNVIELVLATAISEGHVLLEDVPGTGKTALARALAQSIKGTSSRIQFTPDLLPGDVTGITVFDQKKGVFEFHSGPVFANVVLADEINRASPKTQSALLEVMEEGNVTTDGVTRPVGTPFLVIATQNPVEQAGTYRLPEAQLDRFMIKTSVGYPDDAAMTRILTGVAAGKTAVQGIVELETIVTMTDLARGVYANPLVIDYLMRIVNQTRLASEVRLGVSVRGALSFTKLALTWAVSRGRTYLLPDDVARVAIPALAHRIILDPEAEFDGVTAEQVVGKILVDVPAPKENGTA from the coding sequence ATGACCATCACCCAGCAGCAGGCCGACTGGTTCACCGAGGCCTTCGGCCTCATCGCGGCCAACGTCGAGCAGGCGATCCTCGGCAAGCGCAACGTCATCGAGCTCGTGCTCGCGACGGCGATCAGCGAGGGGCACGTGCTGCTCGAGGATGTGCCGGGCACGGGCAAGACGGCGCTCGCGCGGGCGCTCGCCCAGTCGATCAAGGGCACCTCGAGCCGCATCCAGTTCACCCCCGACCTGCTGCCGGGTGACGTCACCGGCATCACCGTCTTCGACCAGAAGAAGGGTGTGTTCGAGTTCCACTCGGGGCCCGTGTTCGCCAACGTCGTGCTCGCCGACGAGATCAACCGCGCGAGCCCCAAGACCCAGTCGGCGCTGCTCGAGGTCATGGAGGAGGGCAACGTCACGACCGACGGCGTGACGCGCCCGGTGGGCACCCCGTTCCTCGTGATCGCGACCCAGAACCCCGTCGAGCAGGCGGGCACCTACCGGCTGCCGGAGGCGCAGCTCGACCGCTTCATGATCAAGACCTCGGTCGGCTACCCCGACGACGCGGCCATGACCCGCATCCTCACGGGCGTCGCGGCGGGCAAGACCGCGGTGCAGGGCATCGTCGAGCTCGAGACGATCGTCACGATGACGGATCTCGCGCGCGGCGTCTACGCCAACCCGCTCGTCATCGACTACCTCATGCGGATCGTCAACCAGACCCGCCTCGCCTCCGAGGTGCGGCTCGGGGTGAGCGTGCGCGGCGCGCTGTCGTTCACCAAGCTCGCGCTCACCTGGGCGGTCAGCCGGGGGCGCACCTACCTGCTGCCGGACGACGTGGCCCGCGTCGCCATCCCGGCGCTCGCGCACCGCATCATCCTCGACCCGGAGGCGGAGTTCGACGGGGTCACCGCCGAGCAGGTCGTCGGCAAGATCCTCGTCGACGTGCCCGCACCCAAGGAGAACGGCACGGCGTGA